Genomic DNA from Candidatus Binatia bacterium:
CGGGCAGTTCACCGTTCTCGATCCGGTGCCGACGGCGCCTGTGGGAGTCACCGACACTCCGGACCTACTGGCGACGCCGACCCCGACCCCGATTCCGGTGGCGACGGACACGCCGACGGTGACCCCGGCGCGTGCCCTCAGCGGACGGATACGGTACTACAGCGCCGATCGTCCGGTTCCGGGAGTGGATGTCGGCATTACGGGGCCGGGTACGGTCGTCACATCGACCGATGAGGAGGGAACGTACGCGGTGACAGACCTCGAGAGCGGATCGTGGGTCACCCGCCCAACCAGACTCGGCGGTCGCGGCAATGGCGTGAGCGCTCTCGATGCCAGCCATGTCTTGCAGACGGTAGTAGGGGCGCGAACCTTCACTCCGGAGCAGGCGCTGGCGTGCGACGTGACCGGAAACGGAACGGTCAGCGCGCTCGACGCGTCGCGAATTCTGCAGCTCGTCGTGGGTTCGATCCCGACCCTCCCGGCGAGCACCCTGTGCGGCAGCGATTGGCTCTTCATTCCGGACCCGACCGCGCCGGGCGCGCCGGTTGCCGTGTACCCGTGGGTCGGTGGCGGGGTGTGTGAATCGGGTGCCTTCGCGTACCAGCCTCTCGACGCCACCCTGACCGGTCAGGATTTCCTTGCCGTGCTGCTCGGAGATTGCACCGGGAACTGGAGTCCCCCCGCGGTCGGTCGGGCCGGCGGCGAATGAAGTCGAACGATTCCCGCTCGCCGTCGAGCAGGGAGACGTCATGGTACGGACGCAGCGCGGAGTTGCGATTGGCG
This window encodes:
- a CDS encoding dockerin type I domain-containing protein translates to MGIAVVAGLALCARPGSATVALRVVGSDAASGQTATISVELDNDVAVRALEFRLTATPPLTVLSAVRRTARTAGLVADAAVQADGTVKALILDVTGTGAIALGTGAILELDLVLASDLLPGTSVSLRLSDLAAAASGVDPQPIEIEGVDGQFTVLDPVPTAPVGVTDTPDLLATPTPTPIPVATDTPTVTPARALSGRIRYYSADRPVPGVDVGITGPGTVVTSTDEEGTYAVTDLESGSWVTRPTRLGGRGNGVSALDASHVLQTVVGARTFTPEQALACDVTGNGTVSALDASRILQLVVGSIPTLPASTLCGSDWLFIPDPTAPGAPVAVYPWVGGGVCESGAFAYQPLDATLTGQDFLAVLLGDCTGNWSPPAVGRAGGE